Sequence from the [Clostridium] scindens genome:
AACAGCAGATTCTTCTTATTATCCTTGGAATGCCGGATAAAGCTGAAGATGCTTCTATAAGCGTCATCCGCATTGACCCATTCAAATCCTTCCCAACTCTGATCCTGCTCATACATGGCCTTATTCCGCTTATAGAGGTGAAGCAGATCCCTGACCCAGTTCTGCATCTCTAGATGCTCCTCCTCAGCCAGAAGATACCAGTCAAGTTCCCTTTCCTCGCTCCATTCCCTAAGCTGTGCGAACTCCTGCCCCATAAAGAGCAGTTTCTTGCCCGCATGCCCCATCATAAAAGCATAGCCTGCCTTCAGGTTGGAATACTTATCCGCTCCAATCCCAGGCATCTTATTGAGCATCGAGCATTTCAGATGCACCACTTCGTCATGGGACAATACCAGAATATAGTTCTCGCTGTATGCATAACTCATGGCAAAAGTCATCTGGTTATGATGGTCCTTCCGAAAATAAGGATCCAGTTTCATATATTCAGTAAAATCATGCATCCAGCCCATATTCCATTTCAGGCTGAATCCTAGTCCATCCTCTTCTACGTCCCCCGTTACTTTCGGCCATGCCGTAGATTCCTCAGCGATCATCAGCGCACCCGGATTTCTTCCAAGCACCACAGAATTCAGATGCTTGAAGAAGTCAATCGCCTCCAGATTCTTATTGCCGCCATACTTGTTGGCAACCCATTGCCCGTCCTGCTTGCCATAATCAAGATAGAGCATGGACGCTACCGCATCTACTCGCAGGCCGTCCACATGGAACTGCTCGATCCAGAACAGCGCATTAGAAATCAGAAAGTTTCTGACTTCATTCTTCCCATAATCAAATATCTTGGTTCCCCAGTCCGGATGCTCCCCCTTCTTCGGGTCGGCATATTCATAAGTAGGGGTACCGTCAAAGTTGGACAGTCCATGGATATCTCTGGGAAAATGAGCCGGAACCCAGTCCAGGATCACGCCAATCTTATTCTTATGAAGGTAATTGATCATCCATGCAAAATCTTCCGGCGTTCCATAACGGGAAGTCGGTGCGAAATAGCCCGTCACCTGATATCCCCAGGAGCCATCAAATGGGTGTTCCGCAATCCCCATCAGTTCAACATGCGTGTATCCCATGTCCTTTACATACTTGGCGATCTCTTTCGCAAATTCCCTGTAATTATAGAATCCCTCATCCTCCCTGCCCAGATGCCTTTTCCATGAGCCGATGTGTACTTCGTATATGGATACCGGCTCCTCTGTGTGATTCCACTGAGTCCTTCTATCCATCCAGGCCTTGTCGGTCCATTTCATATCCGTGATGTCCACAACCTTTGATGCGGTGCCCGGTCTTAATTCCGCATAATTAGCATAGGGATCTGCCTTAAAAACATACTCTCCGGTGTACGTCTCAATACAATACTTATACATGGCATATTCTTCTACCCCGGGAACAAAACAGGTATATATGCCAAGAGGCTCCTGCCTCTCCATAGGGTTTGCCTCCATGTCCCACTCATTGAACTCTCCAACCACGGAAACCGAACGTGCATGCGGAGCCCAGACTGCAAAATATACGCCCGTCTTTTTCCCATTCTTTACCTTGTGGGCACCCAGCTTCTTGTATATCTCATAATGATTCCCCTGCCCAAATAAATAATGGTCCAGTTCGCCTATTTCATATGGTTTCAACTTTTTTTCTGCCATATCTTCACCCCTCACATTCCTGCTGCAATTTACTAATATTATACTTTACGGAAGGGTAAAAAGAAAGGGTTTTGACAAATCTTGCTTGCCAAAACCCTGCTTTTCATTTATTTAGATTTTAAAGTCCTCTTCCTTCAGTATTATCCTGTCAGAATCATCCGTACTCTTGCCAAATACCCTTCTTGCCAGGTGCTTAACATTGGCTTTCTGGGAGTGCGCGATGGCCTCGTCCATAATCTCTTTCACTTCCGCAACCGTCACCGCATGGTCTTCTCTCTGCATTACATCAATACGGCTATACAATGCGAGAATTCCCATTTCATCCAGTTTATAGCCATTTTCTTTCGCGTATGTCTGGCCAAAAGTTACCAGTTCATCATTGATGAATACCGGAAGTTCCAGTTTGGATGTAAACTTCTTCTTGAAATCCGGATTTGCAGTCAGGATACGCTCTAACGGCTTTCTCTGATCCTCCAGCACAAAGAGCAGCTCGCCGGTCTTCTTCTCCATCAGGTAGTTCAATTCCTTAATGGTTCTGGAGTTCAGTTTCCCGGCCTTCTCGATGATAATCGCGCCGCCTCGCAGTTTCTGGATAATATTGGTGAGTTCCTTCTTATTTAAAGATTCGCCTGTAACGATGGCTACTTTTCCTTGCTTTAGATTCCTCTGCTTCTGGATTGCCTTGACAATATCAACCGCAAGCACCGTCTTTCCGGACCCTTTACGGCCGATAACCATTAGGTTGCCTGTCTTTGAAGTACCTTCCCTCTGGGCTCTGCGGTCATTATCCAGAACCTCTACAATCTGCTCGCTCATACCCCTGACCGGAACGAAATAGGAGAACAATTTTTTCTGCTCTTCCGTAAGCCCCGCTTTCAGTCCAATCTCGCTCGTAGCGCTAAGGTCATAGCGGCCCGTTACCACGAACCCTGTATCAAATGGAACTCCGCCTCCCTTTGACTTCTTAATTCTATCCTGAATCTCCTCCTCAGAAGGCTCCTCTATCTCTAAATCTTCTTGCGCCGGCTTTTCGTCATCCTCTTCGTCGTCATCGTCATCGAAGAAATCTTCATCATCGAAATCAGCCTCCTCAAAACTATCGTCTTCGAAGTCCTCTTCCTCAAAATCCTCTTCCTCGAAGTCTTCTTCCTCGAAGTCCTCTTCCTCGAAGTCTTCTTCCTCGAAGTCCTCTTCCTCGAAGTCTTCTTCCTCAAAGTCCTCTTCAAAGTCGCCGTCAAAGTCTTCGTCCTCTAATTCCTCTGCAAACTCCTCCTCGTCATCATCAAAATCCAAGTCAAAGTCTTCGTCGAAGTCTTCTCCAATATTGCCGATGATATCCTGGTCATCAAGCGCTTCTCCATTGTCAAAGTCTTCGTCACTTAAATCTCCGATCTCTTCATCAAAATCTGACTCTACATAGGCTTCTGGCTCTTCAAATTCAGCCGTCTCGAACTCTTCTTCGTACTCGCTTTCAGGAGCCTCTTCTTCAACCGGAATTTCTTCTGCCTCAGCAATTTCCTCAGCCTCAAGAGCCTCTTCCTCGAAGGTCTCTTCCTCGAAATCCTCCTCAGCCGGCACTTCTTCGACGATCTCTTCCTCAGCTGTATCTTCCGCCTCTTCCCCGACTGCTGCCAGTTCGTCAAAGAGTTCTACATTAATTGCCAGACCCTTGTCAGGATGCTCCGGTTCCTGGTAATCGGCTTCCTCTTCTTCCAGAAGCCCGTTCTCCATCTCTTCTACCAGCCTTACAATATCATCAGGAATTTTCTGCGTCTTTGCCTCTACGACTGAATTAAGCAGCGCTTCTTCCTTTGCTGCCTCCTCCGCTGCCTGGCGCGCGGCCTCTTCCTCAGCCGCCTTTCTGGCTGCTTCTTCTTCCGCCGCCTTGCGTGCTGCTTCCTCCGCCGCTTTTCTGGCCGCCTCTTCTTCCGCCGCCTTACGTGCCGCTTCTGCTTCCGCCGCCTTTCTTTCCACTTCTCGGCGCTCTGCTTCCTTACGCTTTCTGGCTGCCTCGCGCTCCTTTCGGATTCTCTCATCGTCTTTCTGCTTCTGCTTCTCTATTGCTTCTGCATTCGCTTTCTGCTTTGCTTCCCACTCCTGAAGAATCTCTTCGATTCGCATCTGCCCGGTGATTCGAAGTTCTTCTTCCTTTTCTTTCATGGCTTTTTCTTCTATATTAATGCCGCTTGCTACAGCTACCCCATTCGCCAGGGCCTCTTCAAGCGTAGCCCCTTTCACGATCTTGGTAATAGCGGAGTGTTTCTTTGGCTGCTCTTCTACAAAGCCTTCTTCAGCAATCTCCTCTACATCAGCTTCGCCAGTTTCCTCAGACTCCTCTGCATCTTCTTCCGCTTCATCCGGCAGCGCCTGGCTAACCGCTTCTGATACAGCCTCCAGTTCCGCTTCATCCAGCGGCATCTCGCCGCCGGCCTCTTTTGTCTCTTCTTCTGCTTCCTCTTCATCGGCTTTGGCTTTTTCTGCCACAGCCCTGGCTGTTGCAGCTGCTGAGGCTGCCGCAACCGTTTTTGCAGCGCGTCCTGCTGCCTGGCTCTTAACGGCAGCCGCCCTCTTTGGCGCTCCCGGACGATTATCATACTTCTCCTGCTGAAGCGGTGTCAGCGGCTTATACTTCATCTTAAGCTCCATTGCCTGATAGACATACTTGCCTTCACTGAACCAAAGGATCAGGTCGTCGCATTCTTCCAGACACTCTGCAGTCATGCCCGCCTCATGATACAGTCTCGCCAGTTCATACGCCCACTTTTCGACATACTCGGCTTTCTTAAAGTCTTCCAGCGCTGTGATCTGCTCTGTAAGCGGCGCGCCCTGCGTCTTCAATATCTTATACTTTAATATAAACTGGTTCGGATCTTTCGGTGCCAGTTTTACAAACTCCTCATAACAGTCTGACGCTTCCTCTATATCATCAATCTTCAATGCCAGCGTTCCCAGCCGGTATACGATCTTTCTGCTCCCGGGGGAACGGTCAAATGCAACGAATAAAATATCCCTGCTCTTCTGAAATTCTCCATTGTACTCATATATCTCGCTGACCGTATTCAGCATGGATGCATTTTTTACCCTGCGCCAATCTATGGTATCTGCTATCTCCATAGCCTTTTTATACTGCTTTTGCTCCATGTGCTCGAGCATCTGCTCTGTCTTTACCCTATATTCATATTTATCCAAATCGCTCACCTCAAATTATTTATTCAAAAACTGATGTTATCTTACATTTTTACTTATATAAGTTTAGCATAAGGCCTGACTATTGTCAAAATATACGAACAAAATTGTTAAAACTATATTACAAAAGTTACAATTTTATAACCGCCTTTTTATATAGCGTTTTCCGTAGTCTTCTGCCTTCATTGCCTTGCCCGCAAGGAATCCCTGGCCTATATCACAGTTCAGCATGCAAAGGAGCTTGCGCTGCTCCTGCGTCTCAACGCCCTCGCACACGACCTTCATATCCATACTATGGGCCATCTCTATCACTTTTTCAAAAATAACCCTCGTC
This genomic interval carries:
- the glgB gene encoding 1,4-alpha-glucan branching protein GlgB; this translates as MAEKKLKPYEIGELDHYLFGQGNHYEIYKKLGAHKVKNGKKTGVYFAVWAPHARSVSVVGEFNEWDMEANPMERQEPLGIYTCFVPGVEEYAMYKYCIETYTGEYVFKADPYANYAELRPGTASKVVDITDMKWTDKAWMDRRTQWNHTEEPVSIYEVHIGSWKRHLGREDEGFYNYREFAKEIAKYVKDMGYTHVELMGIAEHPFDGSWGYQVTGYFAPTSRYGTPEDFAWMINYLHKNKIGVILDWVPAHFPRDIHGLSNFDGTPTYEYADPKKGEHPDWGTKIFDYGKNEVRNFLISNALFWIEQFHVDGLRVDAVASMLYLDYGKQDGQWVANKYGGNKNLEAIDFFKHLNSVVLGRNPGALMIAEESTAWPKVTGDVEEDGLGFSLKWNMGWMHDFTEYMKLDPYFRKDHHNQMTFAMSYAYSENYILVLSHDEVVHLKCSMLNKMPGIGADKYSNLKAGYAFMMGHAGKKLLFMGQEFAQLREWSEERELDWYLLAEEEHLEMQNWVRDLLHLYKRNKAMYEQDQSWEGFEWVNADDAYRSIFSFIRHSKDNKKNLLFVCNFTPVARDDYRVGVPRRKQYKLIMNSDDAKYGGTGEERPEVYRAVKKDCDGRPYSFAYKLPAYGVAIFEF